A single genomic interval of Paracoccus contaminans harbors:
- a CDS encoding Tim44/TimA family putative adaptor protein: MSNSLIQIVVLAAIAVFLVMRLRNVLGTREGFEPPRQSAPQPALRHAAAPAEPEGSDVLDHAPAGSAAAAALTAMQRVEPDFAVGPFLTGARQAYEMILTAFEKGDLAQVRPFLSPAVAEAFDAVIAQRQADGIVSEVQYLGTHETALQDAAFDPQTGTGEITIRFVGELIVVQHDAGGAVVDGDARKPRRQRDEWTFARRMGQADPNWQLVATA, translated from the coding sequence ATGTCGAATTCGCTGATCCAGATCGTGGTGCTTGCCGCGATCGCCGTGTTTCTCGTCATGCGCCTGCGCAATGTGCTGGGCACGCGCGAGGGGTTCGAGCCGCCGCGCCAGAGCGCGCCCCAGCCCGCATTGCGCCATGCCGCCGCCCCGGCCGAGCCCGAGGGCAGCGACGTGCTTGACCATGCGCCCGCCGGATCGGCCGCCGCGGCGGCGCTGACCGCGATGCAGCGGGTCGAGCCGGATTTCGCGGTCGGCCCTTTCCTGACCGGGGCGCGGCAGGCCTATGAGATGATCCTGACCGCCTTTGAAAAGGGCGATCTGGCCCAGGTGCGCCCCTTTCTGTCGCCTGCGGTGGCCGAGGCCTTTGATGCCGTGATCGCGCAGCGGCAGGCTGACGGGATCGTCAGCGAGGTGCAGTATCTGGGCACGCACGAGACGGCCCTGCAGGATGCCGCCTTCGATCCGCAGACCGGCACGGGCGAGATCACGATCCGTTTCGTGGGCGAGCTGATCGTCGTCCAGCACGATGCCGGCGGGGCGGTGGTGGACGGCGATGCCCGCAAACCCCGTCGCCAGCGCGACGAGTGGACCTTCGCACGCCGGATGGGTCAGGCGGACCCGAACTGGCAGCTTGTCGCCACGGCCTGA
- a CDS encoding FxsA family protein, with amino-acid sequence MTALLLLPIVEIALFIRIGGLIGLLPTLALVIASAWAGLAVMRRQGLAALADVQRSVEQLRDPSAPLAEGALMLLAGGLLVLPGFLTDALGLALLIPAVRRRVRARFGRRVAKRSHGAAWPRPASPVIEAEYVVLDEPPARPGRPPSGWTRH; translated from the coding sequence ATGACTGCCCTTCTTCTGCTTCCGATCGTCGAGATCGCACTGTTCATCAGGATCGGCGGCCTGATCGGCCTTTTGCCGACGCTCGCCCTGGTGATCGCCTCGGCGTGGGCGGGCCTGGCCGTGATGCGCCGGCAGGGGCTGGCGGCGCTGGCGGATGTGCAACGGTCGGTTGAACAGCTGCGCGACCCCTCGGCCCCCCTGGCCGAAGGGGCGCTGATGCTGCTGGCCGGCGGGCTGCTGGTCCTGCCGGGATTTCTCACCGATGCGCTGGGTCTTGCCTTGCTGATCCCGGCGGTGCGGCGCCGGGTGCGCGCCCGGTTCGGCCGCCGGGTGGCAAAGCGGTCCCATGGCGCAGCCTGGCCGCGCCCCGCATCGCCGGTGATCGAGGCCGAATATGTCGTCCTTGACGAGCCCCCTGCGCGCCCCGGCCGGCCTCCCTCCGGCTGGACGCGGCATTGA
- a CDS encoding H-NS family nucleoid-associated regulatory protein — translation MPDINLDEMSMDDLRTLRTQIDRAIASFEDRKRREALAAVERAAREHGFALADLTTAKGGKGRRAAAAAGRATGEARYANPDEPSMTWSGRGRRPRWVSEQIGAGKSLEDMAI, via the coding sequence TTGCCCGATATCAATCTCGACGAGATGTCCATGGACGATCTGCGCACGCTTCGCACGCAGATCGATCGTGCCATCGCCTCGTTCGAGGACCGCAAGCGCCGCGAGGCGCTTGCCGCCGTTGAACGGGCCGCACGCGAGCATGGCTTTGCCCTGGCCGATCTGACCACCGCCAAGGGCGGCAAGGGGCGGCGGGCCGCGGCCGCTGCCGGCCGCGCCACAGGCGAGGCGCGCTACGCCAACCCCGACGAGCCGTCGATGACATGGTCGGGGCGCGGCCGCCGCCCCCGCTGGGTCAGCGAGCAGATCGGCGCTGGCAAGTCGCTGGAAGACATGGCCATCTGA
- a CDS encoding ActS/PrrB/RegB family redox-sensitive histidine kinase, with protein MPPDSTHRPTRARQRGAPPGDPDGAAEPIRRRTLVTLRGVALAGQAAAGLGAWLLGARLPVLPVALVIVAASLNLGLGLRRQRMTPRAVQVQLILDTVQTGVLLTLTGGTANPFALFVLAPLTLGAGVLSRRALVAVAGAAAVMIVAMTALAVPLEMRAGSILTAGTALGVGHVLALAIGGAFFASSAYRISADLAATKNALWAAQMGLAREQRLQHLGGVVAAAAHEMGTPLATIKLVAAELADDLSDIAAGRPGVAEDLALLRSSADRCREILRSMGAAGKDDLHLHGAPLETVLEEAAAPHRDRGKRLVITDLAGIIVRRDAGLIHALRNLIQNAVDFAASAVRVDAMREGERLHVTIRDDGPGFPPHLRTRLGEPYLTTRRPVPGQEGPGYEGLGLGLFIARTLIERSGGQLAFANDHGAVVQVTWPVSALIADDRAILPPNPAIQD; from the coding sequence ATGCCGCCGGATTCGACCCACAGACCGACCCGCGCGCGTCAGAGGGGCGCGCCCCCCGGCGACCCCGACGGCGCGGCCGAACCGATCCGGCGCCGGACGCTGGTCACGCTGCGCGGGGTGGCGCTGGCAGGGCAGGCGGCGGCGGGGCTTGGCGCATGGCTGCTGGGGGCGCGGCTGCCGGTGCTGCCGGTCGCGCTGGTGATCGTGGCGGCGTCGCTGAACCTGGGTCTGGGGCTGCGGCGTCAGCGCATGACGCCGCGCGCGGTGCAGGTGCAGCTCATTCTCGACACGGTGCAGACCGGGGTTCTGCTGACGCTGACCGGGGGCACGGCAAACCCCTTTGCGCTTTTCGTGCTGGCCCCGCTGACGCTGGGGGCGGGGGTTCTGTCGCGGCGCGCCCTTGTCGCCGTGGCGGGGGCTGCGGCCGTGATGATCGTGGCGATGACCGCGCTTGCCGTGCCGCTGGAGATGCGCGCGGGCAGTATCCTGACGGCCGGAACGGCGCTGGGCGTGGGCCATGTGCTGGCCCTCGCGATCGGAGGGGCCTTCTTCGCCTCCTCCGCTTATCGCATTTCGGCTGACCTGGCGGCGACGAAAAATGCCCTCTGGGCGGCGCAGATGGGGCTGGCGCGGGAACAGAGGCTGCAGCATCTGGGCGGCGTCGTCGCCGCCGCCGCGCATGAGATGGGCACCCCCCTGGCCACGATCAAGCTGGTCGCGGCCGAACTCGCGGATGATCTGTCGGACATCGCGGCCGGGCGGCCGGGTGTTGCCGAGGATCTGGCCCTGCTGCGCAGCTCGGCCGATCGATGCCGCGAAATCCTGCGCAGCATGGGCGCGGCGGGGAAGGACGACCTGCATCTGCATGGCGCCCCCCTGGAAACGGTGCTGGAGGAAGCCGCCGCCCCCCATCGCGACAGGGGCAAGCGCCTCGTCATCACCGATCTGGCCGGCATCATCGTGCGCCGCGATGCGGGGCTGATCCACGCGCTGCGCAACCTAATCCAGAACGCCGTCGATTTCGCCGCCAGCGCGGTGCGCGTGGACGCGATGCGCGAAGGGGAACGGCTGCACGTGACGATCCGCGACGACGGGCCGGGCTTTCCCCCCCATCTGCGCACGCGCCTGGGCGAGCCATACCTGACCACGCGAAGGCCGGTGCCGGGACAGGAAGGGCCGGGCTATGAAGGGCTGGGGCTGGGGCTTTTCATCGCCCGCACGCTGATCGAGCGCAGTGGCGGGCAGCTGGCCTTTGCCAACGATCACGGCGCGGTCGTTCAGGTGACATGGCCCGTGAGCGCCCTGATCGCCGATGACCGGGCGATCCTGCCACCCAATCCTGCAATCCAGGATTGA
- a CDS encoding HD family hydrolase: MARRAPRAWQRMLSGRRLDLLDPSPLDVEIEDIAHGLAFVARWNGQTCGDWAYSVAEHSLLVERIVGLIDPDTAPCWRLAALLHDAPEYVLGDMISPVKAALGSSYGEMDARLAAAVHLRFGLPAVLPATVRRRIKMADRVSARLEAVAIAGFGAAEANRLFPLPAGLDTRGLDIRLRPPAETRAAFLGRFAELTAA, translated from the coding sequence ATGGCACGACGGGCGCCACGGGCGTGGCAAAGGATGCTGTCGGGGCGCAGGCTGGACCTGCTGGACCCCTCGCCCCTTGATGTCGAGATCGAGGACATCGCCCATGGCCTTGCCTTCGTGGCCCGCTGGAACGGGCAGACCTGCGGCGACTGGGCCTATTCCGTCGCGGAACATTCGCTGCTGGTCGAACGGATCGTCGGGCTGATCGACCCCGACACCGCCCCATGCTGGCGCCTGGCGGCCTTGCTGCATGATGCGCCCGAATATGTGCTGGGGGACATGATCTCGCCGGTCAAGGCGGCGCTGGGGTCAAGCTATGGCGAAATGGACGCCCGCCTGGCCGCGGCCGTCCATCTGCGCTTCGGGCTGCCGGCGGTGCTGCCTGCCACGGTCAGGCGGCGGATCAAGATGGCGGACCGCGTTTCCGCCCGGCTCGAGGCGGTGGCGATCGCCGGCTTCGGTGCGGCCGAGGCGAACCGGCTGTTTCCCCTGCCGGCGGGCCTTGATACCCGGGGGCTGGACATCCGCCTGCGCCCGCCCGCCGAAACGCGCGCCGCATTCCTGGGGCGCTTTGCCGAACTGACCGCCGCCTGA
- a CDS encoding SCO family protein, translating into MTTERRLLILGVAATALLLLTGFMWMRSGAAADPFGQCRRSAVAGGAGALGGPFTLTDENGARVTDAQVFNRPSLFYIGYTFCPDVCPMDNARNAAAVELLRARGTDARAVFMSVDPARDTPERMRDYTDMIDPGLLGLTGSADDVAAVAKAWRAYFKLNNETDKSDYLVDHTTQSYLVLPGHGTVEFFSRDTSPQEMADTVSCFVDAAKS; encoded by the coding sequence ATGACGACCGAGCGCCGACTGCTGATCCTGGGGGTTGCCGCGACGGCGCTGCTGCTGCTGACGGGATTCATGTGGATGCGATCGGGCGCGGCGGCCGACCCGTTCGGGCAGTGCCGCCGGTCCGCCGTGGCGGGCGGCGCGGGGGCGCTGGGCGGCCCGTTCACCCTGACCGACGAAAACGGCGCGCGGGTAACCGATGCGCAGGTCTTTAACCGGCCGAGCCTGTTCTATATCGGCTATACGTTCTGCCCTGACGTGTGCCCGATGGACAATGCCCGCAATGCGGCAGCCGTCGAATTGCTTCGGGCGCGCGGAACGGATGCAAGGGCCGTTTTCATGTCGGTGGACCCGGCCCGCGATACGCCCGAACGGATGCGCGATTACACCGACATGATCGACCCTGGCCTGCTGGGCCTGACCGGATCGGCCGACGACGTTGCCGCCGTGGCGAAAGCCTGGCGCGCCTATTTCAAGCTCAACAATGAAACCGACAAGTCGGATTACCTGGTCGATCACACGACGCAGAGCTATCTGGTCCTGCCCGGCCATGGAACGGTCGAATTCTTTTCGCGCGACACGTCGCCGCAGGAGATGGCCGATACCGTTTCCTGCTTTGTGGATGCGGCGAAATCGTGA
- a CDS encoding Smr/MutS family protein codes for MHRDLVRGRLRPEARIDLHGMTLAVAKAELTGFILSAWASGRRLVLVITGKGKGDHGPLPTRAGALRHEVPHWLHMAPVAAVVMQVVPAHVRHGGAGAYYVYLRRPGRG; via the coding sequence ATGCACCGCGACCTTGTCCGCGGGCGGCTGCGCCCCGAGGCGCGGATCGACCTGCACGGGATGACGCTGGCCGTGGCCAAGGCCGAGCTGACCGGGTTCATCCTGTCGGCCTGGGCCTCGGGGCGGCGGCTGGTGCTGGTCATCACCGGCAAGGGCAAGGGCGATCACGGGCCCTTGCCGACCCGCGCGGGCGCGCTGCGCCACGAGGTTCCGCACTGGCTGCACATGGCCCCGGTCGCGGCGGTGGTGATGCAGGTCGTTCCCGCCCATGTCCGGCACGGCGGCGCGGGGGCGTATTACGTCTATCTGCGCCGGCCGGGCCGGGGCTGA
- a CDS encoding calcium-binding protein, giving the protein MLLLMSCAGLLMMAFVVDAGHDHAAHEDDDGAGPAQTGGGPADDPSPDPDPEQGPGAGSSDAGHPGRTIIGSEDGDWLAGTEADDRLEGRGGDDDLRAGAGDDLIAAGGGNDVLYGDYSLGRFGDDTLQGGAGDDLLAGDGGDDLLDGGTGNDTVLGGEGDDEASGGAGDDWLSGSAGDDSLDGGAGSDDLSGDEGNDWLSAADDDGQRDWLHGGAGDDTLRGNAGDWLEGGAGSDMFDLPGDHDPDQEPATLADFQADQDRIELVLPGAALKGASVTVDHQPDGTALVRLNGEAVALVLQGSGLEAGMIGLRAA; this is encoded by the coding sequence ATGCTGCTGTTGATGAGTTGTGCCGGTCTGCTGATGATGGCGTTCGTGGTCGATGCGGGGCACGATCACGCCGCGCACGAGGATGATGACGGCGCCGGGCCAGCCCAGACAGGCGGCGGCCCGGCAGATGATCCGTCCCCTGATCCCGACCCTGAGCAGGGGCCGGGGGCCGGAAGCAGCGATGCCGGTCATCCCGGCCGCACGATCATTGGCTCCGAGGATGGCGACTGGCTGGCCGGCACCGAGGCCGACGACCGGCTCGAAGGGCGGGGCGGTGATGACGACCTGCGCGCCGGGGCTGGGGACGACCTGATCGCCGCCGGCGGCGGCAACGACGTTCTTTATGGCGATTACAGCCTTGGCCGCTTCGGCGATGACACGCTGCAGGGGGGCGCGGGCGACGATCTGCTGGCCGGCGATGGCGGCGACGACCTGCTGGACGGAGGCACCGGCAACGACACGGTGCTGGGCGGCGAGGGCGACGACGAAGCCAGCGGGGGGGCGGGCGACGACTGGCTGTCCGGCTCGGCCGGCGATGACAGCCTCGACGGCGGGGCGGGATCGGACGATCTGTCGGGGGACGAGGGCAATGACTGGCTGTCCGCGGCCGATGACGACGGCCAGCGCGACTGGCTGCACGGAGGCGCGGGCGACGACACGCTGAGGGGAAATGCCGGCGACTGGCTTGAAGGCGGAGCCGGCTCCGACATGTTCGATCTGCCCGGCGATCACGATCCCGACCAGGAACCTGCCACGCTGGCGGACTTTCAGGCCGATCAGGACCGGATCGAGCTGGTCCTGCCCGGCGCGGCCCTGAAAGGGGCCAGCGTCACGGTCGATCACCAGCCTGACGGGACCGCGCTGGTCCGCCTGAACGGAGAGGCCGTGGCCCTTGTCCTGCAGGGCAGCGGGCTTGAGGCGGGGATGATCGGCCTGCGGGCGGCCTGA
- the secB gene encoding protein-export chaperone SecB, producing MTDETANGAAPDAAAPQVQDSQQPQVRLNILAQFVRDLSFENIVAQKGIGGEVTPEIQVQVSLDARKRQPDHQYEVICKYRVTSVNTADQAKLFLCELDYAGVFHIEGVPEDQMHPFLMIECPRMLFPFVRRILSDVTRDGGFPPFNMDPVDFVALYRQEAARRAAQSRPQGAPLS from the coding sequence ATGACCGACGAAACCGCCAATGGCGCCGCGCCTGACGCAGCCGCACCCCAGGTGCAGGATTCCCAGCAGCCGCAGGTTAGGCTGAACATCCTGGCCCAGTTCGTGCGCGATTTGTCGTTCGAGAATATCGTCGCGCAGAAGGGCATCGGCGGCGAGGTCACGCCCGAAATCCAGGTGCAGGTCAGCCTGGATGCGCGCAAGCGCCAGCCCGACCACCAGTACGAGGTGATCTGCAAATACCGCGTGACCTCGGTCAACACGGCCGACCAGGCCAAGCTGTTCCTGTGCGAGCTGGACTATGCCGGCGTCTTTCACATCGAGGGCGTCCCCGAGGACCAGATGCACCCCTTCCTGATGATCGAATGTCCGCGCATGCTGTTCCCCTTTGTCCGCCGCATCCTGTCGGATGTCACGCGCGACGGGGGCTTTCCGCCCTTCAACATGGACCCGGTGGATTTCGTCGCGCTTTACCGGCAAGAGGCGGCGCGGCGCGCGGCGCAGTCCCGGCCGCAGGGCGCGCCCCTGTCGTGA
- a CDS encoding ActR/PrrA/RegA family redox response regulator transcription factor produces MNQDHSAQIGSDPSLLLVDDDEVFVQRLSRAMERRGFVPRIAVSVAAARRALAEYPPAYAVVDLRLEDGSGLDIVDLLRSQRQDARIVVLTGYGAIATAVAAVKMGAVDYLPKPADADEVMTALVEQKSVLPPPPDNPMTADRVRWEHIQRVFEQCDRNVSETARRLHMHRRTLQRILAKRGPR; encoded by the coding sequence ATGAACCAGGACCATTCCGCGCAGATCGGCAGCGATCCCAGCCTGCTGCTGGTCGATGACGACGAGGTATTCGTCCAGCGCCTGTCGCGCGCGATGGAACGGCGGGGTTTTGTGCCGCGCATCGCCGTCAGCGTCGCCGCCGCGCGCCGGGCGCTGGCCGAATATCCGCCCGCCTATGCGGTGGTCGATCTTCGGCTCGAGGATGGCAGCGGGCTGGACATCGTCGATCTGCTGCGTTCGCAGCGCCAGGACGCGCGCATTGTCGTGCTGACGGGATATGGCGCCATCGCCACCGCGGTCGCGGCGGTCAAGATGGGGGCCGTCGATTATCTGCCAAAGCCCGCCGATGCCGACGAGGTGATGACCGCGCTGGTCGAACAGAAATCGGTTTTGCCGCCGCCGCCTGACAATCCGATGACGGCCGATCGCGTGCGTTGGGAACATATCCAGCGTGTTTTCGAACAATGCGACCGCAATGTCAGCGAAACGGCGCGGCGGCTGCACATGCATCGCCGCACATTGCAGCGCATTCTGGCCAAACGCGGCCCACGCTGA
- a CDS encoding PAS-domain containing protein, with protein sequence MVNLATVAIALTTGTASACLALVIARLAPALPRGGLSLRAGTAPPEPIAMLFQDRRLVDATEAARGFLGALPGESDWARLWAWLAQRFEAPGLILDRAAADGTATITATGAPAGPGGAARCGAATLRLRADDLGQGLVRLEIVDPGLDCSGVTVNAHSLAAMEDEIAVLRESVDHAPVLIWREDGQGTVTWANAAYLREIEARDPENICWPLPRLIALPEGASAVRRAEIRLDDQPRWFDCHVQAADGHRTIFAVPADGAERAERNLREFVQTLTKTFADLHIGLAIFDRERRLQLFNPALTDLTGLPAAFLTARPTLYAVLDSLREARMIPEPKDYASWRRRMATLEAGAASGHHVETWTLPGGQTYRVTGRPHPGGAIAFLFEDISAEVALTRRFKAELSLGAEVLDALESAVAIFDADGGLLSTNRLFDALWGVDAASTLRGFDRLWRQVAEDSPGYRALRAALSAGRVDGRRSGAIAGPDQALLSWRVRPLSGGRRMVLFARTVAGTGEPIRGDLPTGPCAEGETETRLAGAV encoded by the coding sequence ATGGTGAACCTCGCCACAGTTGCGATCGCATTGACGACCGGCACCGCCTCGGCATGCCTTGCGCTTGTCATTGCGCGGCTGGCGCCGGCCCTGCCGCGCGGGGGGCTGTCGCTGCGGGCAGGCACGGCGCCGCCCGAACCCATCGCCATGCTGTTCCAGGATCGCCGGCTGGTCGATGCGACAGAGGCGGCCCGCGGTTTTCTGGGCGCCCTGCCGGGCGAGAGCGATTGGGCGCGCCTGTGGGCTTGGCTGGCACAGCGGTTCGAGGCGCCCGGCCTGATCCTGGACCGTGCGGCGGCCGACGGCACCGCGACCATCACGGCGACGGGCGCGCCTGCCGGGCCGGGCGGGGCCGCGCGTTGCGGCGCCGCGACGCTGCGCCTGCGCGCCGATGACCTTGGGCAGGGGCTGGTGCGGCTTGAAATCGTCGATCCGGGGCTGGATTGCAGCGGTGTCACGGTCAACGCCCATTCGCTTGCCGCGATGGAGGACGAGATCGCCGTGCTGCGCGAATCGGTGGACCATGCCCCCGTCCTGATCTGGCGCGAGGACGGGCAGGGCACCGTCACCTGGGCCAATGCTGCCTATCTGCGCGAGATCGAGGCGCGCGATCCCGAAAATATCTGCTGGCCGCTGCCCCGCCTGATCGCGCTGCCCGAAGGCGCGAGCGCCGTGCGCCGGGCGGAAATCCGGCTGGACGACCAGCCGCGCTGGTTCGATTGCCATGTGCAGGCCGCGGACGGGCACCGGACGATCTTTGCCGTGCCCGCAGACGGGGCAGAGCGGGCGGAACGCAACCTGCGCGAGTTTGTCCAGACCCTGACCAAGACCTTCGCCGATCTGCATATCGGCCTTGCCATCTTCGACCGGGAAAGGCGGCTGCAGCTTTTCAACCCCGCACTGACCGATCTGACAGGGCTGCCGGCAGCCTTTCTGACGGCGCGTCCGACGCTGTATGCGGTTCTCGATTCGCTGCGCGAGGCGCGCATGATCCCCGAGCCGAAGGACTACGCCAGCTGGCGGCGCAGGATGGCGACGCTAGAGGCGGGCGCGGCTTCGGGGCATCACGTCGAAACTTGGACATTGCCCGGCGGGCAGACCTACCGCGTGACCGGCCGGCCCCATCCCGGCGGCGCGATTGCGTTCCTTTTCGAGGACATCTCTGCCGAGGTGGCGCTGACCCGGCGCTTCAAGGCCGAGCTTTCGCTGGGCGCCGAGGTGCTGGACGCGCTGGAATCGGCCGTGGCGATCTTTGATGCGGATGGCGGGCTGCTCAGCACGAACCGGCTTTTCGATGCGCTATGGGGGGTGGACGCGGCCTCGACCCTGCGCGGCTTTGACAGGCTGTGGCGGCAGGTGGCCGAGGACAGCCCCGGTTATCGCGCGCTGCGCGCCGCGCTTTCCGCAGGGCGGGTCGATGGGCGGCGCAGCGGTGCGATCGCCGGCCCCGATCAGGCGCTGCTGTCCTGGCGCGTACGCCCGCTGAGCGGCGGCCGACGGATGGTTCTTTTTGCCCGAACGGTGGCCGGCACGGGCGAGCCGATCCGCGGCGATCTGCCGACCGGCCCCTGCGCGGAGGGCGAGACGGAAACGCGGCTGGCCGGGGCCGTATGA